Proteins from one Oryza sativa Japonica Group chromosome 12, ASM3414082v1 genomic window:
- the LOC4352818 gene encoding protein YABBY 6, giving the protein MSAQIAPAEQVCYVHCNFCNTILAVSVPGNSMLNIVTVRCGHCTNLLSVNLRGLMHSAPALQDHHHHHLQESGLSGCFRDQSGYPEFGFSAASSSSKLRLPPAAAAMVSYSQQNQQLEQALHARPPEKRQRVPSAYNRFIKEEIRRIKANNPDISHREAFSTAAKNWAHYPNIHFGLSPGHEGGKKLVDVDPIPTAPSSKKIQGFYS; this is encoded by the exons atgtcTGCCCAGATCGCTCCGGCAGAGCAAGTGTGCTATGTGCACTGCAACTTCTGCAACACGATTCTCGCG GTGAGTGTCCCAGGAAACAGCATGCTGAACATCGTGACCGTCCGGTGTGGGCACTGCACGAATCTGCTGTCAGTGAACTTGAGAGGACTGATGCACTCAGCCCCAGCACTAcaagatcatcatcatcatcatctccag GAGAGTGGTCTGAGCGGATGCTTCCGTGATCAAAGTGGCTATCCGGAGTTTGGTTTTTCTGCAGCTTCGTCGTCTTCCAAGCTCAGGctgcctcctgctgctgctgccatggTTTCCTACTCGCAGCAAAACCAGCAGCTCGAGCAAGCTCTCCATGCTCGCC CTCCAGAGAAGAGGCAAAGGGTACCTTCAGCCTATAACAGATTTATtaa GGAAGAGATACGAAGGATCAAAGCAAACAACCCCGACATTAGCCACAGGGAAGCCTTCAGCACAGCAGCCAAGAAT TGGGCACATTATCCAAACATCCATTTTGGCCTAAGCCCTGGCCATGAGGGTGGCAAGAAGCTCGTCGACGTCGACCCCATCCCAACTGCTCCATCTTCCAAGAAGATCCAAGGTTTCTACTCATAG